One window of Dyadobacter sandarakinus genomic DNA carries:
- a CDS encoding substrate-binding domain-containing protein has protein sequence MNFRVVGTSLGLLLGAAGFLGCNPSSDQLDNPRNGTITIASDESFEPLVNSLTKAYEGIYPDAHFVVDYKPEQEAIRQLLQDSARIIFATRQLNEKEQDIIKQQKGSHRFQHIATDGLALVVGKANSDTLITMSEVAGIIQGKITDWSQLKGGNQQGAITLVFDNANASNLNYVLNKFGVKDISKLRIIAAGSNEKVITDVRSNPLHLGFIGVNWISDGNSLSSQELSKDIRVMGVSKKMNPDSISDYIQPFQSGLEFKRYPLYRDLYIISREGYSGLGGGLMTYIARDVGGLIIQKMGLLPTVPYPRELEITTGKDF, from the coding sequence GACAATCCTAGAAATGGTACAATAACGATAGCTTCTGACGAGTCCTTTGAGCCCTTGGTAAATTCTCTTACCAAAGCGTACGAAGGGATATACCCGGATGCACATTTTGTAGTGGATTACAAGCCTGAGCAGGAAGCAATCCGGCAGTTACTGCAGGATAGTGCCCGAATCATATTTGCCACACGTCAGCTGAATGAGAAGGAGCAGGATATTATCAAGCAGCAAAAAGGATCACACCGCTTCCAGCATATAGCTACGGATGGTCTTGCGCTGGTGGTTGGGAAAGCCAATTCAGATACCCTGATCACCATGTCGGAAGTTGCAGGAATTATCCAGGGCAAGATTACAGATTGGTCACAATTGAAAGGCGGAAATCAGCAAGGGGCAATTACCCTCGTGTTTGATAACGCCAATGCGAGCAACCTCAACTACGTTCTGAATAAATTTGGGGTAAAAGACATCAGCAAACTGCGGATAATTGCAGCAGGTTCAAATGAGAAGGTAATTACTGATGTCAGGAGCAATCCGCTGCATTTAGGTTTTATCGGTGTCAACTGGATCAGCGATGGTAATTCATTGTCGTCTCAGGAATTATCCAAGGACATACGCGTGATGGGTGTTTCAAAAAAAATGAACCCTGACTCAATAAGTGATTATATTCAGCCGTTTCAAAGCGGTCTTGAATTTAAAAGATACCCGCTCTACCGTGATCTGTACATCATCAGCAGAGAAGGTTATTCAGGGTTGGGAGGAGGCTTGATGACGTATATTGCCCGTGATGTAGGAGGACTTATTATCCAAAAAATGGGACTTTTGCCAACTGTGCCTTATCCGAGAGAGCTGGAAATTACGACAGGCAAGGATTTTTAA